From Bacteroidales bacterium, a single genomic window includes:
- a CDS encoding MogA/MoaB family molybdenum cofactor biosynthesis protein, which produces MELDNFKIQIITLSDRASKGEYEDKSGPLAAGLIEDFCKKKGFSYDISSIILPDNSHKLKEIIKKSVSEKIDIIITTGGTGIGPRDITIDTIKPLLDKEIPGIMEMIRVKYGKEKPNALLSRAIAGTINKSLIYTLPGSVKAVKEYMDEIFKTLVHTIYMLHGVDVH; this is translated from the coding sequence ATGGAATTAGATAATTTTAAAATTCAAATCATTACATTAAGCGACAGGGCAAGCAAAGGGGAATACGAAGATAAAAGCGGGCCTTTGGCTGCCGGATTAATTGAAGATTTTTGTAAAAAAAAAGGTTTCAGTTATGATATTAGTTCAATTATATTACCTGACAATTCCCACAAATTAAAAGAAATAATAAAAAAATCAGTTTCTGAAAAAATTGATATAATTATTACTACCGGCGGAACAGGAATAGGACCAAGAGATATTACCATTGATACAATAAAACCATTGTTAGATAAAGAAATTCCCGGTATCATGGAAATGATACGTGTAAAATACGGAAAAGAAAAACCAAATGCTTTATTAAGCAGAGCAATTGCAGGAACTATTAATAAAAGCCTGATTTATACTTTGCCCGGAAGTGTTAAAGCCGTAAAAGAATACATGGACGAAATTTTCAAAACCCTTGTACATACAATATATATGTTGCATGGGGTGGATGTTCATTAA